In Arthrobacter burdickii, one DNA window encodes the following:
- a CDS encoding triose-phosphate isomerase family protein, producing the protein MPRFTIGSSLKMYFGHRRQVEWTRRVAEIASAHPAVRDGVVEPFVIPTFPSIPAVLDLAAPAGLLVGAQDVHWEDAGAFTGEVSAAELAELGVGLVEIGHAERRAMFGETDSSAARKVHASLRHGLVPVLCIGEEERGEHASAVEACLRQLEACLAVARHEGTGGTIIVAYEPVWAIGQPEPAPDVHIRAVTRALRAHLSGDGLLHHARVIYGGSAGPGLLTRIAPDVDGMFLGRFAHDPAAFGAILDEAWKIGVGDDSRAL; encoded by the coding sequence ATGCCCAGGTTCACCATCGGCTCCAGCCTGAAGATGTACTTCGGCCACCGGCGCCAGGTCGAGTGGACCCGCCGCGTGGCGGAGATCGCCTCCGCCCACCCGGCGGTACGGGACGGAGTGGTGGAGCCCTTCGTCATCCCGACCTTCCCGTCCATCCCCGCCGTCCTGGACCTGGCTGCTCCCGCGGGCCTGCTCGTGGGAGCGCAGGACGTCCACTGGGAGGACGCCGGAGCCTTCACCGGCGAGGTCTCGGCGGCGGAGCTGGCGGAGCTGGGCGTGGGGCTCGTGGAGATCGGCCATGCGGAGCGCAGGGCGATGTTCGGTGAGACGGACTCCTCCGCCGCCCGGAAGGTCCATGCGAGCCTCCGTCACGGGCTGGTGCCGGTGCTCTGCATAGGCGAGGAGGAACGGGGCGAGCACGCGTCGGCGGTCGAGGCGTGCCTGCGCCAGCTCGAGGCGTGCCTCGCTGTCGCCCGCCATGAAGGGACCGGTGGGACGATCATCGTGGCCTACGAGCCGGTCTGGGCGATCGGGCAGCCGGAACCCGCACCCGATGTCCACATCCGCGCCGTCACCCGCGCCCTCCGCGCCCACCTGTCCGGAGACGGGCTACTGCACCATGCCCGGGTAATCTACGGAGGGAGTGCAGGCCCGGGCCTGCTGACGCGCATCGCTCCGGATGTCGACGGCATGTTCCTCGGCCGCTTCGCACACGACCCGGCTGCGTTCGGGGCCATTCTGGATGAGGCGTGGAAAATTGGGGTTGGCGATGACAGCAGGGCTCTCTGA
- a CDS encoding ribose-5-phosphate isomerase, giving the protein MALRLIIGCDDAGYQYKEILKKDLEQNDLVESVVDVGVGPDGHTPYPAVAIEAAERIARGEADRALLICGTGIGVAIAANKVQGIRAATAHDSFSVERSVLSNDCQVLCMGQRVVGIELARRLVREWLTYTFDTSSASKAKVDDILAYEGV; this is encoded by the coding sequence ATGGCCCTCAGACTCATCATCGGCTGCGACGACGCGGGATACCAGTACAAGGAGATCCTGAAGAAGGATCTCGAACAGAACGACCTCGTCGAGTCGGTGGTCGACGTCGGCGTGGGACCGGACGGCCATACGCCCTACCCCGCGGTCGCCATCGAGGCCGCCGAACGGATTGCCAGGGGCGAGGCGGATCGGGCACTGCTCATCTGCGGCACCGGGATCGGTGTCGCCATCGCCGCGAACAAGGTGCAGGGCATCCGTGCCGCCACGGCCCACGACTCCTTCTCCGTGGAGCGGTCCGTCCTGTCCAACGACTGCCAGGTGCTCTGCATGGGCCAGCGCGTCGTCGGCATCGAACTCGCCCGCCGGCTCGTGCGGGAGTGGCTGACCTACACGTTCGACACCTCGAGCGCGTCGAAGGCCAAGGTGGACGACATCCTCGCCTACGAGGGCGTGTAG
- a CDS encoding dihydroxyacetone kinase family protein, producing MTRLFNEPGDFVDEMISGFAAAASRWVQQIPGGVVRAGRSAAPTVSLVIGGGSGHYPAFGGLVGPGLAHGAVMGNLFASPSAHQVRTVARTADQGRGVLLSYGNYAGDVLHFDEAQAELREAGMDVRTVTVTDDIFSAPKGEEHKRRGIAGDLTVFKVAGAACEEGYDLDGVERVASRANDRTRSLGVAFGGCTLPGADAPLFEVPEGRMAVGLGIHGEPGIDEMDIPTAAGLAELFVSRLLEEVPDGVALEGARVVPLLNGLGSVKYEELFVVYRTVHQLLGERGISIVDPEVGELCTSFDMAGCSLTLLWLDDELERLWTAPADTPGFRRGQVAEQQRFDAEVKDDAEETVGRSSAESRACAATVATALEAVARIVDEHADELGRLDQVAGDGDHGIGMQRGAHAARDAARAAVGQGAGAETALRHAANAWSDRAGGTSGAIWATILKALGSVIGDEARPGAEDLARGVSAASDAVMAFGKAKVGDKTMIDAIVPFSDELSARIGDGQGLAEAWSGAASAATAAADATAAMKATLGRARAHGDKSVGTPDPGAVSFALICTTVADVISSAAGTGPQDH from the coding sequence ATGACGCGACTGTTCAATGAGCCCGGGGACTTCGTCGACGAGATGATCAGCGGCTTCGCGGCTGCGGCATCGCGCTGGGTCCAGCAGATCCCGGGCGGCGTCGTCCGTGCCGGCCGCTCGGCAGCACCGACGGTCTCCCTGGTCATCGGGGGCGGCAGCGGACACTACCCGGCCTTCGGCGGCCTCGTGGGGCCAGGCCTGGCGCATGGTGCCGTGATGGGCAACCTCTTCGCATCGCCGTCGGCACACCAGGTCCGCACGGTCGCCCGGACCGCCGACCAGGGCCGGGGCGTCCTCCTGAGCTACGGGAACTACGCGGGTGACGTCCTGCACTTCGACGAGGCGCAGGCCGAGCTGCGCGAGGCCGGGATGGACGTCCGCACAGTGACCGTGACGGACGACATCTTCAGCGCCCCCAAGGGCGAGGAGCACAAGCGCCGCGGCATCGCGGGGGACCTCACGGTGTTCAAGGTCGCCGGCGCAGCATGCGAGGAGGGCTACGACCTCGACGGGGTCGAGCGCGTCGCCAGCCGCGCGAACGATCGGACGCGCTCCCTCGGAGTCGCCTTCGGCGGCTGCACCCTTCCCGGCGCCGACGCGCCCCTCTTCGAGGTTCCTGAAGGCCGCATGGCCGTGGGACTGGGCATCCACGGCGAGCCCGGCATCGACGAGATGGACATCCCCACGGCAGCGGGCCTCGCCGAACTGTTCGTCAGCCGCCTCCTCGAGGAGGTCCCGGACGGCGTCGCCCTCGAGGGCGCGCGGGTCGTGCCCCTGCTGAACGGCCTGGGCAGTGTGAAGTACGAAGAACTCTTCGTCGTCTACCGCACCGTCCACCAGCTGCTCGGCGAACGCGGCATCAGCATCGTCGACCCGGAGGTCGGCGAACTGTGCACCAGCTTCGACATGGCCGGGTGCTCCCTCACGCTCCTGTGGCTCGACGACGAGCTCGAACGCCTCTGGACGGCGCCGGCGGACACCCCCGGCTTCCGCCGCGGCCAGGTCGCCGAGCAGCAGCGTTTCGACGCGGAGGTCAAGGACGACGCCGAGGAGACGGTCGGCAGGTCATCCGCCGAATCCCGTGCCTGCGCCGCCACCGTCGCCACGGCCCTCGAAGCCGTCGCACGCATCGTGGACGAGCACGCCGATGAACTCGGCAGGCTGGACCAGGTGGCAGGCGACGGCGACCACGGCATCGGGATGCAGCGCGGCGCCCACGCCGCCCGGGACGCGGCGCGCGCCGCCGTCGGGCAGGGCGCCGGCGCCGAGACGGCACTGCGGCACGCGGCCAACGCGTGGAGCGACCGTGCCGGCGGCACTTCGGGCGCCATCTGGGCGACCATCCTCAAGGCCCTTGGATCGGTGATCGGCGACGAGGCACGGCCCGGCGCGGAGGACCTCGCGCGCGGAGTGTCTGCCGCCAGTGACGCCGTCATGGCTTTCGGGAAAGCGAAGGTCGGCGACAAGACCATGATCGACGCGATCGTGCCGTTCTCCGACGAACTGTCGGCGAGGATCGGCGACGGGCAGGGGCTCGCCGAGGCGTGGTCGGGAGCCGCGTCCGCAGCCACGGCCGCGGCGGACGCCACGGCAGCGATGAAGGCCACCCTGGGGCGCGCGCGGGCCCATGGGGACAAATCCGTCGGCACGCCCGACCCCGGCGCGGTGTCCTTCGCGCTCATCTGCACCACCGTCGCCGACGTCATCAGTAGCGCAGCGGGCACCGGCCCGCAGGATCACTAG
- a CDS encoding glycoside hydrolase family 3 protein, with protein MSSPIAAEPDRSLPVRGPASASRNAYGAQGQQFDVDLRAAPFDLDDDAVAWVESTITGMSLEEKIGQLFVNHNNDYSPEYLDGVLENFHVGGIRYRPGPSAAVQEHIRYAQSKSRIPLLVASNPEMGGAGSCDDGTFVSTHLQAGSHPDKSIARRMGQVAGVETAALGCNWAFAPIVDIHYNWRNTVISTRAFGNTPEVVVERAKEYFDGISESPTACAMKHFPGDGVDERDQHVVTSYNTLGFEEWNRTYGHVYREMIGHGVQSIMAGHIGAPELSRHFRPDTADADILPATLSPELLQDLLRGELGFNGLIVTDASQMVGLTQARKRRDLVPETIAAGCDMFLFFRNPAEDFRYMLDGYRTGVLTEQRLHDALRRILGLKASLGLHRTPADQLVPPVEALGVIGSEAHRAVAADIADKTVTLVKDTACNLPISPATHRRIRLYGISGGADFTRADPLAYLDTVKEELEAAGFEVHLFRTAGQRQAAGETGMNFMRIMAEEATDDYADKYDAAFVFANVKGFAQEAAIRIKWSTPLAAEIPWYATEVPTVFVSLNQPNHLIDVPMVRTAIHAHAASREAIRATIAKIQGTSAFQGTFNENVFCDSFDTRL; from the coding sequence ATGTCCTCCCCGATTGCAGCCGAACCAGACCGATCCCTTCCCGTCCGAGGTCCCGCCTCCGCCAGCAGGAATGCTTACGGCGCCCAGGGGCAGCAGTTCGACGTCGATCTTCGGGCCGCGCCGTTCGATCTGGACGACGACGCCGTGGCCTGGGTGGAATCGACGATCACGGGCATGAGCCTCGAGGAGAAGATCGGCCAGCTGTTCGTCAACCACAACAACGATTACTCACCGGAGTACCTCGACGGTGTGCTGGAGAATTTCCACGTGGGCGGCATCCGGTATCGCCCCGGACCCTCAGCTGCAGTGCAGGAGCATATCCGCTACGCACAGTCCAAAAGCCGCATCCCGCTGCTGGTGGCGTCCAACCCGGAGATGGGGGGAGCCGGGAGCTGCGACGACGGAACGTTCGTGTCCACGCACCTGCAGGCCGGGTCCCATCCGGACAAGTCCATCGCCCGGCGGATGGGACAGGTAGCCGGGGTCGAAACCGCGGCACTGGGCTGCAACTGGGCGTTTGCGCCCATCGTGGACATCCACTACAACTGGCGGAACACCGTCATCTCCACCCGGGCCTTCGGCAATACACCGGAGGTCGTGGTGGAGCGTGCCAAGGAGTACTTCGACGGCATCAGCGAATCACCCACCGCCTGCGCCATGAAGCACTTCCCAGGGGACGGCGTGGACGAACGTGACCAGCATGTGGTCACCTCCTACAACACCCTCGGCTTCGAGGAGTGGAACCGGACCTACGGGCACGTGTACCGGGAGATGATCGGACACGGCGTGCAGTCCATCATGGCCGGGCACATCGGCGCGCCGGAACTGTCCCGGCACTTCCGGCCCGACACGGCGGATGCGGACATCCTGCCCGCTACACTGTCACCCGAACTGCTCCAGGACCTGCTGCGCGGCGAGCTCGGCTTCAACGGGCTGATCGTGACCGACGCCTCGCAGATGGTCGGGCTCACCCAGGCCAGGAAGCGCAGGGACCTGGTTCCTGAGACCATCGCGGCGGGCTGCGACATGTTCCTGTTCTTCCGCAACCCGGCCGAGGATTTCCGCTACATGCTGGACGGCTACAGGACGGGTGTTCTCACCGAGCAGCGCCTGCACGATGCATTGCGCCGGATCCTGGGACTGAAGGCAAGCCTCGGGCTGCACCGCACCCCTGCGGACCAGCTGGTTCCGCCCGTGGAGGCACTCGGGGTCATCGGCAGCGAGGCCCACCGGGCCGTGGCGGCGGACATCGCGGACAAGACCGTGACCCTGGTCAAGGACACCGCCTGCAATCTCCCCATCTCGCCGGCGACGCACAGACGGATCCGGCTGTACGGGATCTCGGGCGGGGCCGACTTCACCCGCGCCGATCCCCTGGCGTATCTGGACACCGTCAAGGAGGAACTGGAAGCCGCCGGGTTCGAGGTGCACCTCTTCCGGACGGCCGGCCAGCGTCAAGCCGCGGGGGAAACCGGCATGAACTTCATGAGGATCATGGCGGAGGAAGCCACCGACGACTACGCGGACAAGTACGACGCGGCGTTCGTTTTCGCCAATGTGAAAGGCTTCGCCCAGGAAGCCGCCATCAGGATCAAATGGTCGACCCCTCTGGCTGCGGAGATTCCCTGGTACGCCACCGAGGTTCCCACCGTGTTCGTGTCACTCAACCAGCCGAACCACCTGATCGACGTGCCCATGGTCAGAACCGCCATCCACGCCCATGCCGCATCCCGGGAAGCCATCCGTGCCACCATCGCCAAGATCCAGGGCACGTCCGCATTCCAGGGGACCTTCAACGAGAACGTCTTCTGCGACTCCTTCGACACCCGGCTCTGA
- a CDS encoding FAD-dependent monooxygenase — translation MEHEDAMEHGERHDPGRVDVLVVGAGPTGLMLANWLVKLGVRVLLIDGKDGPTVESRALGVHSRSMEIYDQLGVVDRVLAEAVHAESVRPGFGRTAFPAVPLGGLGRGLSPYPGMHMLEQSANERLLVDNLQVLGGSVRWGHRLRSLDQVDGGVVAVVEGPMGTATVSARFAVGCDGASSRVRTLSGIAFQGTTSRQTFYLIDAVGVSGLPPASVNIRQEATEFLLAFPMRPDATGRNGQRLIGTAGDDDIPSVTEDFARRRMAESFGVTYEDYRWFSTYRIHHRIAAHFCTGSVFLAGDAAHVHSPVGAQGMNTGLQDAHNLAFKLADVIAGRAPETLLSRYEAERRPVAVRLLTTTDLVFRGLTSSSKVVMAVRRYVPRVVLPVAVTLVPRLPLGRRLAGYLGQIRIHYWMDGSTVRRRRDAVVGRRLQWTGENFDVLRSATWQLHLYAADEAGIRHAEATAQEFGLPLHRFTTTGSTPLRPGILYLVRPDGFVAAASRPEDAVQALHAAGGYQPTSSPAGGRRSSG, via the coding sequence ATGGAGCACGAGGACGCGATGGAGCACGGCGAACGGCACGACCCGGGGCGCGTCGACGTCCTGGTGGTGGGAGCCGGCCCCACCGGCCTGATGCTGGCGAACTGGCTGGTGAAGCTGGGCGTCCGGGTCCTGCTGATCGACGGCAAGGACGGCCCGACGGTGGAGTCCCGCGCCCTGGGCGTGCACTCGCGGTCCATGGAGATCTACGACCAGCTCGGCGTCGTGGACCGGGTGCTGGCCGAGGCCGTGCACGCCGAGTCCGTGCGGCCGGGTTTCGGGCGCACGGCCTTCCCTGCGGTCCCGCTGGGCGGCCTTGGCAGGGGACTCTCCCCCTATCCGGGGATGCACATGCTGGAGCAGAGCGCCAACGAGCGGCTCCTTGTCGACAACCTGCAGGTCCTCGGCGGATCCGTCCGCTGGGGGCACCGGCTGCGGTCGCTGGACCAGGTGGACGGCGGCGTCGTGGCCGTCGTCGAGGGGCCCATGGGCACGGCAACCGTGTCCGCGCGGTTCGCCGTCGGCTGCGACGGGGCGTCCTCGCGCGTCCGCACCCTGTCCGGCATCGCGTTCCAGGGGACCACCAGCCGGCAGACCTTCTACCTGATCGATGCGGTGGGAGTGAGCGGGCTTCCTCCCGCGTCCGTCAACATCCGCCAGGAGGCGACCGAGTTCCTCCTCGCCTTCCCCATGCGACCGGACGCCACGGGCAGGAACGGCCAGCGGCTCATCGGCACCGCGGGCGACGACGACATCCCGTCCGTCACCGAGGACTTCGCGCGACGCCGGATGGCCGAGTCGTTCGGCGTGACCTACGAGGACTACCGCTGGTTCTCCACCTACCGCATCCACCACCGGATCGCCGCGCATTTCTGCACGGGTTCCGTGTTCCTCGCCGGGGATGCGGCCCACGTCCACTCCCCGGTCGGCGCGCAGGGCATGAACACGGGGCTGCAGGACGCCCACAACCTCGCCTTCAAGCTCGCCGATGTCATCGCCGGGCGCGCGCCCGAGACGCTCCTCAGCCGTTACGAGGCGGAACGCCGGCCCGTGGCGGTGCGCCTGCTCACCACGACGGATCTGGTGTTCCGCGGGCTGACGTCCTCCTCGAAGGTCGTGATGGCCGTGCGCCGGTACGTGCCCCGGGTCGTGCTGCCGGTCGCCGTCACCCTGGTGCCCCGCCTGCCGCTCGGGCGGCGCCTCGCGGGTTACCTCGGCCAGATCCGCATCCACTACTGGATGGACGGGAGCACCGTGCGCCGACGCCGGGACGCCGTCGTCGGGAGGCGGCTGCAGTGGACCGGGGAGAACTTCGACGTGCTGCGCTCTGCAACCTGGCAGCTGCACCTGTATGCAGCGGACGAGGCAGGGATCCGGCACGCGGAAGCCACGGCGCAGGAGTTCGGACTCCCCCTCCACCGCTTCACGACCACCGGATCGACCCCCCTCCGCCCGGGCATCCTGTACCTCGTGCGGCCGGACGGGTTCGTGGCTGCCGCCTCGCGCCCGGAGGATGCCGTCCAGGCCCTGCACGCTGCCGGTGGGTACCAGCCCACGTCGAGCCCGGCCGGCGGCCGGCGCTCGTCCGGCTGA
- a CDS encoding 4a-hydroxytetrahydrobiopterin dehydratase, whose translation MTILGTRQILDADLRDWRKLARALHARFLTGNFSTGLALVAAIGELAEEMDHHPDVVLTYPHVDVKLLSHDASGITERDVRLARAISELASAHGIAADPAAPAVVELALDTADPTAIGPFWAALLTGDSGAVDGDDVVDPSGRVPLLWFQHTDAHETPRQRFHIDLWVPHDAADARIAAAVAAGGTVVDATRAPSFTVLADAEGNRACICTTLDR comes from the coding sequence ATGACTATCCTCGGCACCCGCCAGATCCTCGACGCCGATCTGCGCGACTGGCGGAAGCTGGCCCGGGCGCTCCACGCCCGCTTCCTGACCGGGAACTTCTCCACCGGCCTCGCCCTCGTCGCGGCCATCGGCGAGCTCGCCGAGGAGATGGACCACCACCCCGACGTCGTGCTGACCTACCCGCACGTCGACGTGAAGCTCCTCAGCCATGATGCGTCCGGCATCACGGAGCGCGACGTCCGGCTGGCCAGGGCGATCAGCGAACTCGCCTCCGCGCACGGCATCGCCGCCGACCCCGCGGCTCCCGCCGTCGTCGAGCTCGCCCTCGACACCGCCGACCCGACCGCGATCGGCCCGTTCTGGGCGGCGCTGCTGACAGGCGATTCCGGCGCGGTGGACGGCGACGACGTCGTCGACCCCTCCGGACGCGTTCCGCTCCTATGGTTCCAGCACACCGACGCGCACGAGACGCCGAGGCAGCGATTCCACATCGACCTCTGGGTGCCGCACGACGCGGCGGACGCCCGCATCGCGGCGGCGGTCGCCGCCGGAGGCACCGTGGTCGATGCCACCCGGGCGCCGTCCTTCACCGTGCTGGCCGACGCCGAGGGCAACCGGGCCTGCATCTGCACGACCCTGGACCGCTGA
- the cycA gene encoding D-serine/D-alanine/glycine transporter translates to MSDPVLSAPASTRATGHSSSSPHLTRALSNRHIQLLAIGGAIGTGLFMGSGKTISLAGPSVIFVYMIIGFMLFFVMRAMGEILLSNLEYKSFSDFAGDLLGPWAGFFTGWSYWFFWVVTGVADIVAISGYVDILAPGTPLWIPALATPVVLLLLNLPTVKAFGEAEFWFAIIKVVAILALIATGIVMIATHFTSPAGQVANLANIWNDGGMFPHGLFGFILGFQIAIFAFAGIELVGTAAAETKDPEKTLPRAVNSIPIRVLLFYVGALTVIMAVNPWRTIDPANSPFIGMFTLAGLGIAAVVVNLVVLTSAASSANSGIYSTSRMVFGLAQDGNAPKSFGTLSRRQVPQNALLFSCIFLLAGLILLYSGDSVIGAFTVVTSVASVLTMFVWSMILISYLAFRRRRPELHEASAFKMPGSAFMPYVVLAFFLFMLVALGQAEDTRLALFVTPVWFLLLGAAWYANRKTPLQQARIEEHKATVQTEQAARAGR, encoded by the coding sequence ATGTCTGATCCCGTTCTCTCGGCGCCGGCCTCGACCCGCGCCACCGGCCATTCCAGCTCCTCGCCCCACCTGACCCGGGCGCTGAGCAACCGCCACATCCAGTTGCTCGCCATCGGCGGTGCCATCGGCACCGGCCTCTTCATGGGCTCGGGCAAGACCATCTCGCTTGCCGGTCCCTCCGTGATCTTCGTCTACATGATCATCGGGTTCATGCTCTTCTTCGTCATGCGGGCCATGGGGGAGATCCTGCTGTCCAACCTCGAGTACAAGTCCTTCAGCGACTTCGCGGGAGACCTGCTCGGCCCCTGGGCCGGGTTCTTCACCGGGTGGTCCTACTGGTTCTTCTGGGTCGTGACGGGCGTCGCCGACATCGTCGCGATCTCCGGTTACGTGGACATCCTCGCGCCCGGGACCCCGCTGTGGATCCCGGCGCTGGCCACCCCGGTGGTGCTCCTGCTCCTGAACCTGCCCACGGTGAAGGCCTTCGGCGAGGCCGAGTTCTGGTTCGCCATCATCAAGGTCGTGGCCATCCTGGCCCTGATCGCCACCGGCATCGTCATGATCGCCACGCACTTCACCTCTCCCGCAGGGCAGGTCGCGAACCTCGCCAACATCTGGAACGACGGCGGCATGTTCCCGCACGGGCTGTTCGGCTTCATCCTCGGCTTCCAGATCGCGATCTTCGCGTTCGCCGGCATCGAGCTGGTCGGCACCGCCGCCGCCGAGACGAAGGACCCCGAGAAGACGCTTCCCCGCGCCGTGAACTCCATCCCCATCCGTGTGCTGCTCTTCTACGTCGGAGCGCTCACCGTCATCATGGCGGTCAACCCCTGGCGGACCATCGATCCCGCGAACAGCCCCTTCATCGGCATGTTCACCCTTGCCGGGCTCGGTATCGCTGCCGTCGTCGTCAACCTGGTGGTGCTGACCTCCGCCGCCTCGAGCGCGAACTCCGGCATCTACTCGACGTCGCGCATGGTGTTCGGACTGGCACAGGACGGCAACGCCCCGAAGTCCTTCGGCACGCTCAGCCGCCGCCAGGTGCCGCAGAACGCACTGCTGTTCTCCTGCATCTTCCTGCTCGCCGGGCTGATCCTGCTCTACTCGGGCGACTCCGTGATCGGCGCTTTCACGGTTGTCACCTCGGTGGCCTCGGTCCTGACCATGTTCGTCTGGTCCATGATCCTCATCAGCTACCTGGCGTTCCGCCGCCGCCGTCCGGAGCTGCACGAGGCATCGGCGTTCAAGATGCCCGGATCCGCGTTCATGCCGTACGTGGTCCTGGCCTTCTTCCTGTTCATGCTCGTCGCGCTCGGGCAGGCCGAGGACACCCGGCTGGCGCTCTTCGTCACGCCGGTGTGGTTCCTCCTGCTCGGAGCGGCCTGGTACGCCAACCGGAAGACGCCGCTGCAGCAGGCCCGCATCGAGGAGCACAAGGCCACCGTGCAGACCGAGCAGGCGGCCCGCGCAGGCCGCTAG
- a CDS encoding DUF4235 domain-containing protein, whose protein sequence is MNVLFKLLGAGMSVGAGFVGTKLVDFLWEKITGEAPPKSKDGLENTLRSALVFAIVSGVVSTTIQVLTNRSTQKAIDRFAKTRDLT, encoded by the coding sequence ATGAACGTACTGTTCAAGCTGCTCGGCGCGGGCATGAGCGTCGGCGCCGGCTTCGTGGGGACCAAGCTCGTCGACTTCCTGTGGGAGAAGATCACGGGTGAAGCACCACCGAAGAGCAAGGACGGGCTGGAGAACACCCTGCGCTCGGCCCTGGTGTTCGCGATCGTCTCGGGTGTGGTGAGCACCACCATCCAGGTTCTCACCAACCGTTCCACGCAGAAGGCGATCGACCGGTTCGCGAAGACCCGCGACCTGACCTGA
- a CDS encoding ECF transporter S component produces the protein MASSTALKGTSPRTRQWRVVDIVVASVIAVAVGVLFFAWSAGYSGISLLTAGFPPLAGLYSGGWLIAGVLGGLIIRKPGAALYCEVLAAAVSALIGTQFGLSVLLSGAIQGLGAELVFLLFLYRKWNLPVALFAGLGAGLALAISENILYNALWTFEFKLLYTVFASISGIVIAGLLSWLAMRGLARTGVLSSFAAGRTADE, from the coding sequence ATGGCATCATCAACCGCCCTCAAGGGCACCTCTCCCCGCACCCGCCAATGGCGCGTCGTCGACATCGTGGTGGCCTCGGTCATCGCGGTCGCCGTCGGCGTCCTGTTCTTCGCATGGTCCGCGGGGTACTCGGGCATCAGCCTGCTCACGGCGGGCTTCCCGCCCCTGGCCGGGCTGTACTCCGGCGGCTGGCTCATCGCGGGGGTCCTCGGCGGGCTCATCATCCGCAAGCCGGGAGCAGCACTCTACTGCGAGGTCCTCGCCGCCGCGGTATCGGCCCTCATCGGAACGCAGTTCGGCCTGAGCGTGCTGCTCTCCGGAGCCATCCAGGGGCTCGGTGCCGAGCTCGTCTTCCTGCTCTTCCTGTACCGGAAGTGGAACCTGCCCGTGGCGCTGTTCGCCGGTCTCGGTGCCGGCCTCGCGCTCGCGATCAGTGAGAACATCCTCTACAACGCGCTGTGGACGTTCGAGTTCAAGCTCCTGTACACGGTGTTCGCATCCATCTCCGGCATCGTCATCGCCGGGCTGCTGTCCTGGCTCGCCATGCGGGGCCTCGCCAGGACGGGCGTGCTGTCCTCGTTCGCTGCGGGCCGCACGGCGGACGAGTGA